One genomic segment of Rhizobium gallicum bv. gallicum R602sp includes these proteins:
- a CDS encoding DUF4174 domain-containing protein has protein sequence MSKRFLYGATKVEETDGAQAPVASLETFRWKSRVLVIFADRDNSRAARQENQLLADRTGLGERDMVVLKISGSTVKSIFGAGGNLNEGALRKELGAPETGEFGAALVGKDGTVKLKVSEPVSNGELFAIIDSMPMRAAEALKPDK, from the coding sequence ATGTCAAAAAGGTTTCTTTACGGTGCAACCAAGGTCGAGGAGACGGACGGCGCTCAGGCGCCGGTCGCAAGCCTCGAAACGTTCCGGTGGAAGAGCCGGGTTCTGGTGATTTTCGCCGACAGGGACAATAGCCGCGCTGCGCGCCAGGAAAACCAGCTGCTTGCCGATCGCACCGGCTTGGGCGAGCGCGACATGGTCGTTCTCAAGATTTCCGGCAGCACGGTCAAGTCGATCTTCGGCGCAGGCGGCAATCTGAATGAAGGGGCGCTTCGAAAGGAGCTTGGGGCTCCCGAGACTGGTGAATTCGGAGCCGCCCTTGTCGGCAAGGACGGCACGGTGAAGCTTAAGGTCAGCGAGCCGGTGAGCAACGGCGAACTCTTTGCCATCATCGACAGCATGCCGATGCGTGCGGCCGAAGCCCTGAAACCCGACAAGTAA
- a CDS encoding LysR family transcriptional regulator yields the protein MNWDDVRIFLAVARTGQILAASKRLGLNHATLSRRVTSLEGALKTRLFTRRTNGCELTAEGEVFLASAERMETEMLAAQANLGRTDTAIAGTVRVGAPDGFGVSFLAPRIGRLIERHPELKIQLVPVPRSFSLSQREADIAVTLERPEQGRLVSSKLTDYTLGLYASRGYAEQNGLPDNNEALKQHRRIGYVEDLLFSQSLNFTGEVMRNWSASFEISSATGQTEAVRSGAGIGILHDYIARQYDELVRILPDVSIRRAYWTTYHESARDLVRVRTVADFLQELVGAERQIFL from the coding sequence ATGAATTGGGACGACGTCCGCATCTTCCTCGCCGTAGCGAGAACCGGGCAGATCCTTGCCGCCTCCAAGCGGCTGGGACTTAACCACGCCACCCTCTCGCGGCGGGTGACGTCGCTCGAGGGGGCACTGAAGACCCGCCTCTTTACTCGCCGCACCAATGGCTGCGAACTGACCGCCGAGGGCGAAGTGTTCCTCGCCTCGGCAGAGCGGATGGAGACGGAAATGCTCGCCGCGCAGGCCAACCTCGGCCGCACAGACACGGCTATCGCTGGCACGGTCCGCGTCGGGGCGCCGGACGGCTTCGGCGTTTCCTTTTTGGCGCCGCGTATCGGACGGCTGATCGAGCGTCATCCGGAGCTGAAAATCCAGTTGGTGCCGGTGCCGCGCTCTTTTTCACTCTCGCAACGCGAGGCGGACATCGCCGTCACGCTGGAACGGCCCGAACAGGGTCGCCTCGTATCCTCGAAGCTGACCGACTATACGCTGGGGCTCTATGCCTCGCGCGGTTACGCCGAACAAAACGGCCTGCCCGACAACAACGAGGCGCTCAAGCAGCATCGCCGCATTGGTTATGTGGAGGACCTGCTCTTCTCTCAATCGCTGAATTTCACCGGCGAGGTCATGCGCAACTGGAGTGCTTCCTTCGAGATCTCCTCGGCGACCGGTCAGACCGAAGCGGTGCGTTCCGGCGCCGGTATCGGAATCTTACACGACTACATCGCCCGGCAGTATGACGAACTGGTTCGTATCCTGCCCGATGTCTCGATCCGGCGTGCCTACTGGACGACCTATCACGAGAGCGCCCGCGATCTGGTGCGCGTACGCACCGTCGCCGACTTTCTTCAGGAACTGGTCGGCGCGGAACGGCAGATATTTCTCTAA
- a CDS encoding putative quinol monooxygenase, producing the protein MSGKRVVRMAELEIDPAQLDAYRALLAEEIEASVTSERGVLTLYAVSIKDHPEKIRIFEVYASQEDYEAHLQTPHFLKYKSSTARMVRSLSLIDVDPIILLAKTGDHLVR; encoded by the coding sequence ATGAGCGGCAAACGTGTCGTGAGAATGGCGGAACTGGAGATAGACCCTGCGCAGCTCGATGCCTATCGTGCGCTCCTGGCTGAAGAAATCGAGGCGTCGGTCACGTCCGAACGAGGCGTGTTGACCCTATACGCGGTCTCGATCAAGGATCATCCGGAAAAAATCCGCATCTTCGAAGTCTATGCCAGCCAGGAGGACTACGAAGCGCACCTCCAGACGCCGCATTTCCTCAAGTACAAGTCGTCGACCGCCCGCATGGTCAGGTCGCTGTCACTCATTGATGTCGACCCCATCATTCTGCTCGCTAAGACCGGCGATCACTTGGTGAGGTAG
- a CDS encoding CoA-acylating methylmalonate-semialdehyde dehydrogenase, producing the protein MREIGHFIGGEHVGGKSGRSSNIYNPATGEVQATVALASLEEIRAAVENAKAAQPKWAATNPQRRARVFFKFVELLNKHMDELAELLSREHGKTVEDSKGDIVRGLEVCEFVCGIPHLQKGEFTEGAGPAIDMYSLRQAVGIGAGITPFNFPAMIPMWMFAPAIACGNAFILKPSERDPSVPLRLAELMIEAGLPAGILNVVNGDKAAVDAILTDPDIGAVSFVGSTPIARYVYGTAAMNGKRAQCFGGAKNHMIIMPDADLDQAVNALMGAGYGSAGERCMAISVAVPVGEETANRLVEKLAPKIESLRIGPYTDDKADMGPLVTKEAYARVNSLIDRGVEQGAKLVVDGRGFKLQGYEDGYFVGGSLFDHVTPDMDIYKTEIFGPVLSVVRAKNYEEALDLPMKHEYGNGVAIYTRDGDAARDFASRINIGMIGINVPIPVPLAYHSFGGWKASSFGDLNQHGTDSIKFWTKTKTVTARWPSGIKDGAEFVMPTMK; encoded by the coding sequence ATGCGTGAGATCGGTCATTTCATTGGCGGCGAGCATGTTGGGGGCAAAAGCGGCCGCAGCAGCAACATCTACAATCCGGCAACCGGTGAGGTTCAGGCGACGGTGGCGCTCGCAAGCCTCGAGGAAATCCGTGCCGCGGTCGAAAACGCCAAGGCGGCGCAGCCAAAGTGGGCCGCAACCAATCCGCAGCGCCGCGCCCGCGTGTTCTTCAAGTTCGTGGAACTCTTGAACAAGCATATGGACGAGCTTGCCGAGCTGCTCTCCAGGGAGCACGGCAAGACCGTCGAAGACTCCAAGGGCGATATCGTCCGCGGTCTTGAAGTCTGCGAGTTCGTCTGCGGTATCCCGCATCTGCAAAAGGGCGAATTCACCGAAGGCGCAGGTCCGGCGATCGACATGTATTCCCTGCGCCAGGCCGTTGGCATTGGCGCTGGCATCACGCCATTCAACTTCCCAGCCATGATCCCGATGTGGATGTTTGCGCCGGCAATCGCCTGCGGCAACGCCTTCATCCTCAAGCCCTCCGAGCGCGACCCGTCCGTTCCTCTGCGTCTGGCCGAACTGATGATCGAAGCGGGACTTCCGGCCGGCATCCTGAACGTCGTCAACGGCGACAAGGCCGCCGTCGATGCGATCCTGACGGACCCGGATATCGGCGCCGTCTCCTTCGTCGGTTCCACGCCCATCGCCCGTTACGTCTATGGCACCGCCGCCATGAACGGCAAGCGTGCCCAGTGCTTCGGCGGCGCCAAGAACCACATGATCATCATGCCGGATGCCGACTTGGACCAGGCCGTCAACGCGCTGATGGGCGCAGGCTACGGTTCGGCTGGCGAACGCTGCATGGCGATCTCGGTTGCGGTCCCCGTCGGTGAGGAAACCGCAAACCGCCTCGTCGAGAAGCTTGCCCCGAAGATCGAGTCGCTTCGCATCGGCCCTTATACCGATGACAAGGCCGACATGGGACCGCTCGTCACCAAGGAAGCCTATGCCCGCGTCAATAGCCTGATCGATCGCGGCGTCGAGCAGGGCGCGAAACTCGTCGTCGACGGCCGCGGCTTCAAGCTGCAGGGTTATGAAGACGGCTATTTCGTCGGCGGTTCGCTCTTCGATCACGTCACGCCTGACATGGATATCTACAAGACCGAAATCTTCGGACCCGTGCTTTCGGTCGTGCGCGCCAAGAACTACGAAGAGGCCCTCGATCTGCCGATGAAGCACGAATACGGCAACGGCGTCGCCATCTATACCCGCGACGGCGATGCCGCCCGCGACTTTGCCTCGCGCATCAATATCGGCATGATCGGCATCAACGTCCCGATCCCGGTTCCGCTCGCCTATCACTCCTTCGGCGGCTGGAAGGCCTCCAGCTTCGGCGACCTCAACCAGCACGGTACGGACTCGATCAAGTTCTGGACCAAGACCAAGACCGTGACCGCCCGCTGGCCGTCAGGCATCAAGGACGGCGCCGAATTCGTCATGCCGACGATGAAGTAG